Genomic DNA from Enterococcus saccharolyticus subsp. saccharolyticus:
GCCTGTTCTCTAGGCAGACCGGCAAGCACACCGGCATCTGTATAAGATTCAATAAAATAATACACATAGTTGGCACCGGCGACGCCATAACCTGTGAAAACATCGATCAAACGTTCTTCCACGTACATGACCTTGCCAAAGCCAGTCAGGAAGAAGTCTACCTCTTCCTGCTTCGCCAACTCATTGAGAGAGGCACCACTGTACCCTAAACCTGTGTCAGTCAAAGTATTGGGGATCACTCGGACGATACTCCGGGGAACACCTAGCAAGGCTTCCAATTTTTCGATCGTGACACCCGCTACAATCGAAACGATCACGGCTTCTGGTTTGCTTTGCTGCAACTCCTGAGCTACGGCAGCCAGATCATCTTGCGGACGAACTCCGATCACGAGAATGTCGGCTTGCTGAAGGGCTTCCTCCTGCTCTGCCTGCGCTTGAATCTGATAGGTCTCTTGCAGGTAGACATTTCGTGACGTATTGATATCTGCGACTGTCAGCTGTTCTTTTGAAACGATTTGTTTGGCTAATAATGGGCGAATGATCGCTTCGACCATTTGTCCACCACCGATAAAATGAATTCGTTTAGTCATCGTCTTCCTCCCTTAATTATTTTCCCATGCTTCCGGAAAAATAAAGCCATCGTATGTTTCTTGCGACAAAATATAGTCTTCAAATTCTTGTGATTCGTAAGCTGCTTTGATATCTTGGGCCCATTGTGTATCTTCATTTTCTTTTAAAATCGAAACAATGATGCGATGCTCTTCCGGTGTATTTTCAATTTTTAAGCTGTCTGTCAATTTTTTGTCTGAATCGGCAATATAGTTTCCGTTGATCACACCATAATCCACATCCGGTAAAGAAACGAGGATTTGCGCCGGATCCAAAATCTTGAAGTCGATATCATAATCCCCTGGATGAACTTGGCTGACATCAAAGTCGATCGTTCCCGCATCTTCATCCACTATTACCCAGCCAAGATCTTCTAAAATACGTACGGCACGTTCTTGGTTGACTGGATCATCTGGCAAAGCAACGGTCGTTCCATCGCTTACTTCCTCCAAGGAGGTGTGTCTTTCAGAGTGTAGACTTTGTGGAGCGCTCGGTGCAAAAGCGATTGCTGTCATGTCAATGTTCAATTCGTCATTGACTCCTTCCATGTAGGCAATACTCTGGAAGATACTAACATCGATCGAACCATCTGCCATCGCTGGGTTCACCTGGTTGTTATGTCCTAGTGTCTTGATCTCAACGCTATAGCCTTGGTCTTCCAAAATCGGCAAGATTCCTTGTCGAAATTGCTCTTCATAGGTTCCTACACCAAAACCAACAACGATATTTTTATCCTCTTCTACTTGGGTCGTTCCTGAGCCGCAAGCACTCAACGCAAACAAGGACAATCCCATTAATCCAATCAGGTATTTTTTCATCTCTTTTCCCTCTTTCTCTCCACATTTTCTTTGATATCTTGTAATTCAGCCGGCGTCACGTTGACTGGCACGGCGCAGTTTGGCGTCAATAAAAAGGGTACGCCCTCCATTTGCTTCAATGCCTGATCCGTTTGCTGCCGAATCGTTTCTCGTTTATCTTGCCCAAACAACTGATGATCCAGACCACCGATCTTGACTTTTTTTAACGGAACCGACAAATCCGGATTGCCTTTTGCATAAGTATCCCAACTGATTCCGTCAACCGGGTAGTCATCAAAACGTTCCGGCTGAGAAAATTCGCCACAAGTATGAAGCAATCGTTTGCCTGCAACAGCCTTTAGAACTCGCAAATCATAAGGCAAAGAAAATTCATCGAAGATTTCTTTGGCAAATAATTCTTCATTTGCGGTGCCGGTCACGGCATAGAAAACCCCATCTATCCCGTTCTTCTCTAACTCTTTGAGATAGTCGATCATCGTCTCTGTGATATGATCCAATGCCTGATGAACACCTGCGCCTTCGGTTTCCAGTAATTTTTTCACATCGAGAGGTGCGTTACTGCCATACATCGTTTGATTCACGTAGGAAGTATTTCCTGTTAAAAATAAAAGGATCGTCAAAGGTGAAAAAAGTGTTTGAACCAGTGGCATCTCTGGCAAGGCACTACGAATCTGTTTGACCGCTTGCAACTGCTCTTGTAATGGCGCAGAAGTTGCCGCCTCGACTATCGGCACCTGCCACACATCAGCGGGTGTTTGAATGCGTTGCTGTAACTGTCTGGGAAATACGTCGCGATAATCATCAGGATCGTACACATTTCCAAATGCTTCAGCAAGATAGACAGCGCGAGGATTGATCTTGATCCAATCCCAATCGTGTTCCTGTGCAAATTGAATCGTTGCCTCAGCCAAAGCCTCCGCCTCATACTCTGCCTCTAAAAAATGATGCCAACTACTTACTAGCGGATACTGACTAGCTTCTCCTGACAGCACCTGATTGAATCGTTCCTTTTTATTCATTTGGTCCTCCTTCATTAAACATCTCTTCATAAAAGGATCACCGCTTGCTCTCTTACTCACAAGCGAACCCTTGAAGCTGTTTTTTCCTCCTGCTTTCTAGACTGGTTTTCGTCTTTACAGGGTATCTACAACTAGCCATGTCTCTCTTTGATATAGGCACCAGTGTACGGTAGTTGGCTAGACAGTGTCAATCATCCGACTGATACCTTTCTTCTATCATAAGATTCTCAAAAGCTGTTTTTTTATGGAGGATTTCCAAAGCCGCTTGCTTTAAACTGATCGCTAATTCCAATCAGACAGTCCTTTCAGAAGATCAGTTTTACAGATATATCTGTATCTATTCAATATTTCTATGTAGTAAACAGCAGTCAAAAGTTTAGAAATTATGTTTTATTGACTGACATTTTTTAGCCAATTTTTATCAAAAATGAGATCAACCTGACACTGCTCATCGTTTATTTTTAAAAGGATTAAAGATCTGAATAAGTAGGACTGACATCTGCCAAATTTCAACACAGGGACCTCGCAGCCTTGTGATTTCATTCTGCTAAGAATAAAAGAAAATTTGTTTCAGTTTCATATCATGAAGGCTATTAACGATTGAAAAAGCTGCTTTAGCGTAACGGAGAGACGGCTTGTGTAGTCACCGTGCATAGAATTCAATGTGAATTAGGCTCAGTTGCCAATTTTATTGGCAACTGAGCCTTTGAAGCTTGAAAGACGTGAGACTACAGGCTCACGTCGGTTCCACGGTTGACTTCAAAGCAAGACCTTCTCGCAGTGTAGCGTTGCTAAATAAAATTCGGCTTCCCTCATAAATTAAGACACACAGCAGCTACATTGGCTAAACAATCAGGGAAATCATTAGAAGAAATTTCGGAAGCTCTAACACATAGTGATACTCACGTTACAAAAAATTATGTTAATGCACCCGATATAATTAGTAGTCCGTTAGGTGAATCACTTTTCAATGAAAGATGTTATTTTTAAGCTGAATGGTGGTAATTTTTATCTAGTAAAAAGACAAAAAGACACTTTCCAAAAATTGAAAAGTGTCTGAAACGTTGATATATAAACGATATTAACGTTTTGAGAATTGAGAAGCTTTACGAGCTTTCTTAAGACCTGGTTTTTTACGTTCAACCATACGTGCATCACGAGTAAGTAAGCCTGCGCGTTTAAGAGCTAAACGGAAATCAGGATCTACTTCTAGTAAAGCGCGAGCGATACCATGACGGATTGCGCCAGATTGTCCAGCGTATCCACCACCGTTAACGTTTACGAATACATCGTAAGCGCCTTTTGTTTCAGTAACGCCGAAAGGTTGGTTGATAACTTCACGCAAGTCAGCGTGTGGAATATATTCAGTAACGTCTTTTTTGTTTACAGTAATTTTACCAGTTCCTGGTACTAAACGTACGCGAGCAACTGCATTTTTACGACGGCCTGTGCCTGTATATTGTGCTTGTGCCAATGAAATTCCCTCCTATTAGATTAAGTTAGTAATGTCTAAAACTTCTGGTTGTTGAGCTGCATGTGGATGAGTTCCCTCAGCATATACATGCAATTTCATGCCTTGAGCACGACCTAAAGTGTTTTTAGGTAACATGCCTTTTACAGAAGTTTCGATCAAACGACGAGAATTTTTAGCACGTAATTCACCAGCAGTGATTGATTTCAATCCACCTGGGTGATTTGAGTGACGGTAGTATACTTTATCAGTCGCTTTTTTACCTGTTAATTTTACTTTATCTGCATTAATTACGATTACAAAATCACCTGTATCCACGTGTGGTGTGAATGTTGGTTTGTTTTTACCGCGTAGTACAGATGCTACTACAGTTGATAGACGTCCTAAAGGAACATCAGTTGCATCTACTACATACCATTTACGTTCTACTTCGCCAGCTTTGGCCATATATGTTGTACGCAAGATTTTTTTCCTCCAATTTCGATTTCGAATGTTTGACATACACTTGAGTTTCCGGGGCTCTTGTGGGGCAAACAATACCATTTAATATATTACCTAGAATAATGCATAAAGTCAACGTTTTTCTCTTACAAAATGAAAAAAAGAAGCAAGCTTTCAAAAAGCCTGCTTCTTACTTCAATTCTTAGTTTACTTTTTCATGTGCTGGATCGATATTTGGTGCAAAACCTAATTTTGCTTGAATCATCCAGATTTTTTTCTCTACATCTGTATTGAAACCAGTGAAAATATCTTGTGTGCTATCGTCGCCTTCTTCACCAGCCACTTCAATACCTTCTTTGTAAAGGTCTGATAAGTAACGGTAACCTTCAACTAATTTTTCCATACGTTCTGGAATCGTACGATCGTATGTGCCGATTTCATCTTTGATTCCTGTGTTATCAGCAAATTCTTGTAATGTTGAATACGGTGCGCCATCTAAAGTAATTAAACGTTCTGAAATCACGTCTAATTGATCGTTAATTTCATCCATAAATTCGTCCATTAAAGGATGTAAAGTTAAAAATTCTGGTCCACGCATATACCAATGAGTTTGGTGGATTACAACTGAAAATTGGCTTAAGTCAGCAACCAATTGATTTAAAATTTCTTTTGTTTTTTCGTATCTCATATCTGATTCCTCCTTAAAATTTTCTACATATTTAGCATAGTACGGATTGCCTAAAATGTACAATGAAACCCTCTATTTGAGAAATTTTCTCAAAGATTCTTTATCGATTCCTTTATGCTTTTTGCGTATTTTACGATAAAGGAGGAATAATATGATTTACTTTTTACTTGGTAGTTGTTTAGGTTCTTTTTTATGCGTGGTTGCACAACGTCTTCCGTTAAAACAAGATTTTATTTTTTCTCGTTCATGTTGTGACCATTGTCGAAAGACCCTACGTTTTTGGGAATTAATCCCGATTATTTCTGGTTTGTTCCTATGTTTTCACTGCCAGCGTTGTGGAAAACGAATTTCATTCATCAGTTGGTTAGTGGAAATTATTTATGGCGGGATTTTTTATTTTTGTTGCACACAATCATCGACATTTATGCAGTTCATTGCGTTGGTTTGGCTGACAGCTGCCACGTTACTGTCGCTAACTGACTATTTTTACTTTTTGGTTGAACCGAAAATTCTCTACCCACTTCATTTATTGCTATGGGGGGGCATGTTTTATTTTCATCAACCTTTTTATGTTTCGACGTTTTTATTGCTTGTGATTTTAGGGATCTTCTTTTGGTTTAGTTTGCGTGATTCGATGGGAATGGGGGATTGGTTGTTATTAGCTTTTTGGGTGCCTTGGCTAACACTAGAACAGTTCTCATTATTACTTTTTGTAGCTAGTCTGTCAGCCTTGGTTGTTTTTTTAGGAAATTATTTATTTCGGAAACAGCCCCCACAACGACTGCCTTTTGTTCCCTTTTTAAGTTTGGGATTATTTGTCGCATATTTTTTATAAAATAAAAAAAGCTGACGAAAATTCGTCAGCTTTGAAATTACATACTTACTGCAAAACTTGGTGCAAAGTAAGCTACTGAAGCTACTGTTACTGATTGTCCTGGTGCTGGTGCGTGGATGTATTGTCCGCCACCTAATGCAATTGCTACGTGGTATGTGCTACCTTGTGAACCCCAGAATAATAAGTCACCCGCTTTTGCTTCGCTTACAGAAATAACTGATCCAGCACTTTCTTGAGGAACAGTCCAGCCACCGATTTCACGGCCAGTTGCTTTACGGTAAACATAGCTTGTGAAACCTGAACAGTCAAATCCACTTGGATCTTTTCCGCCCCATACATATGGTACACCAATGTATTTGTATGCTTCAGCAACAACTGATCCAGTTGGCGCAGAAGATTCTACTTTAGGCGTTTCAACTTTTGGTGTTTCCACAACTGGAGTTTGCTCTACTGGTGCAGGTGTCTCAACAGTTGGTGTTTCTACTACTTCTTGAACAGGAGTTGATTCTACTGTTTTTTCTTCAACTACTGGTGTTGAAGTTGGTGTATCTTGTGTTGTATTTTGGTTTGTTTCAGCTGGTGTTTCTACAGCAGCTGGTTCTTCACTTGTTGCATTCGCAACAGGTGCTTCCGTTGTCGATTCTGCAACAGCTTCAGTCGCTGGTGTTGATTGTTGTACTTGTTCTTGAGAAGAAACTTGCGCTTGTTGCTCTTTCGCCGCTTCTTGTGCTTCTTTTTCAACTTGTGCTTGTTTTGCTGCTGCTTCTGCAGCGGCTTTACGTGCCAATTCTGCTAAACGTTCTTGCTCAGCAATACGTGCTCTTTCAGCTTCTGCTTCCGCTTTACGTTTTTGAATACCTTTTTTCTCATCTTCTTTTGAAGATTGTTGTAATGCTAAATCAGCTTTTAAGTAATCTAAATCTGCTTGGCTACGTTGGATTTCACCTTTTTGTGCTTCTAACGCAGTTTGATTTTCAGCGATTTCTTGTTGTTTTGCTTCATTTTCAGCTTTTTTCGTTTCTACAGCTTTTTTATCTTCTTTTTGTTGGTTAACTAACTCGTTGTTTGCGTTCACGATAGTGCTCATCGCTTGTACACGACCAATTGCATCTGTTAATGAATCAGCATTCAATACAGCTTCAACAAGGTTAGAATCTGAACCATTTACTTGTACGTCACGTGCTTGTTTACGAATTGCTTCTTCACGTTTTTCGATACGGACTTCTAAATCAGCAATTTCTTCTTGTAATTTTTGTGATTGTGCAGCTAATTCTTGTTGTTTCGCAATTAATTCTTCAGCTTTGGTATTAATATCAGAAATTTGTCCTTCTAATGAGCTGATTTGATCTTGAATACTTGCTTGTTGTGCTTGCAAGTCACTAATTTCTTTGTTTTTTTGTTCAATTTGTTGATCAAAGTCATCAGCAAAAACTGCAACTGGTGCTGCAACTGCTGTAAGTGTTAATGAACATGTTAGTAATGCGGTAAGTACACGTTTCTTCACGTTTCATTCCTCCGACTGGTTTTATTTAATAAATAGTTAAGTTAGTTTAAATTTTCTTAAACATCTTGTTTCAACGACAAACCGATTGTAACACACGCATATGACAGGACAATAAAAGAAATATTACAAATATATTTCATTTAAACCGAACATTTGTTTGTTTTTCTGAAAACTTTTCATTTTTTTCCTAAAAAAAGAAACTATTTTTGATAAAATAGTTTCGATAATGGATAATATAAAACTGCAAACAGTACAAGATTCACGAGTAACGTTGGTCCTAAGAAATGAGCTGCAAAATAAACAACATTGACGGCTGTTAATTTAAACAATAATTGAATGCCTAAAGTGATTAATTCAATGCTCGTCACCAAAATAATCCAACCAAAGCTCTCGGTGAGCAGATTTTTATAAAGAGTTTCTTCTAGTAAATACATTAACCAGACTACTAAAGGAAACGCCACTGCATAAATGCCTAAAACACCAATGTAGTACAAATCAAAAATACTACCAATAACTAACGCTGAAACAATCATATATCGTTGAGATAAACGTGGAACTGCAAAAAACATCAATAATAAAAGTAGATGCGTACTCCAAATATAATTTCCATGACTCCAAGAAGCAAATGTTCTAGTTAAATGCGCATCGACTAACATCAAGAAAAAGAACATTGGGGCTGCATAATATTTAAAGGATTCTTTGTTCATACTTACTCATCCCCTACTGTTCGTTCAATCACAGTAACGACTGACAAGTCATGTGAATGGGCATAAGGTTTTACGTAAACTTTTTGATCTAAACCAAATTTATCTACTTCAGATTCAATCACTGTTCCCACCAGTAAATCTGCGGGAGAATTGCCCCCTAAACCAGATGTTTGTACGATATCATCTTTAGAAATTGGTGTTTTACCAGTTAATTGCTCGACAACTAGTGCATCACGTGTCACATCATACCCTTTTAATAAGCCAAAAACTTCACCTTTTTTCGTACTAATACGCACTGGATAATGGTTGCTCGTTTGATTCTCAGAAGTTAACAATTCGACTTTAGATGACATCGCATTGACTTCCAATACGCGACCAATTAAGCCCTGTTTTGCCATCACGGCCATATTGACTTCAATCCCATCTTTGGCACCTTTATCAATGACCAACATATCTTGCCAAGAATCTGGTGAACGCGTAATCACATTCGCCGTTACTTTTTGATAATTGGTTAATGTAGCATTTAATTCTAATTCTTCTTTTAAAGCGGCAATTTCACGTTCATACGCTTTATTTTGACGATCCATTGCATCATAAGCGTCCACTTTTTCTTTCAAACGTTCATTTTCTTCATATGTAACAAGGAGATTTTGTACAGCACGCACGCTATTATCAAACCAACGTGCTGGTGCAAATACGACTTTATCAACAAACGCAACTGAATCATTGATCACAACTTGAACTACGGAAGTTTTCTCATCTTTTGCGCGTTGGGCAACAGTTAAACTTAATGAACCTACTG
This window encodes:
- a CDS encoding Dps family protein, with amino-acid sequence MRYEKTKEILNQLVADLSQFSVVIHQTHWYMRGPEFLTLHPLMDEFMDEINDQLDVISERLITLDGAPYSTLQEFADNTGIKDEIGTYDRTIPERMEKLVEGYRYLSDLYKEGIEVAGEEGDDSTQDIFTGFNTDVEKKIWMIQAKLGFAPNIDPAHEKVN
- the rpsI gene encoding 30S ribosomal protein S9, producing the protein MAQAQYTGTGRRKNAVARVRLVPGTGKITVNKKDVTEYIPHADLREVINQPFGVTETKGAYDVFVNVNGGGYAGQSGAIRHGIARALLEVDPDFRLALKRAGLLTRDARMVERKKPGLKKARKASQFSKR
- the rplM gene encoding 50S ribosomal protein L13, coding for MLRTTYMAKAGEVERKWYVVDATDVPLGRLSTVVASVLRGKNKPTFTPHVDTGDFVIVINADKVKLTGKKATDKVYYRHSNHPGGLKSITAGELRAKNSRRLIETSVKGMLPKNTLGRAQGMKLHVYAEGTHPHAAQQPEVLDITNLI
- a CDS encoding MetQ/NlpA family ABC transporter substrate-binding protein, whose product is MKKYLIGLMGLSLFALSACGSGTTQVEEDKNIVVGFGVGTYEEQFRQGILPILEDQGYSVEIKTLGHNNQVNPAMADGSIDVSIFQSIAYMEGVNDELNIDMTAIAFAPSAPQSLHSERHTSLEEVSDGTTVALPDDPVNQERAVRILEDLGWVIVDEDAGTIDFDVSQVHPGDYDIDFKILDPAQILVSLPDVDYGVINGNYIADSDKKLTDSLKIENTPEEHRIIVSILKENEDTQWAQDIKAAYESQEFEDYILSQETYDGFIFPEAWENN
- a CDS encoding uroporphyrinogen decarboxylase family protein, translated to MNKKERFNQVLSGEASQYPLVSSWHHFLEAEYEAEALAEATIQFAQEHDWDWIKINPRAVYLAEAFGNVYDPDDYRDVFPRQLQQRIQTPADVWQVPIVEAATSAPLQEQLQAVKQIRSALPEMPLVQTLFSPLTILLFLTGNTSYVNQTMYGSNAPLDVKKLLETEGAGVHQALDHITETMIDYLKELEKNGIDGVFYAVTGTANEELFAKEIFDEFSLPYDLRVLKAVAGKRLLHTCGEFSQPERFDDYPVDGISWDTYAKGNPDLSVPLKKVKIGGLDHQLFGQDKRETIRQQTDQALKQMEGVPFLLTPNCAVPVNVTPAELQDIKENVERKREKR
- the mreD gene encoding rod shape-determining protein MreD, whose amino-acid sequence is MNKESFKYYAAPMFFFLMLVDAHLTRTFASWSHGNYIWSTHLLLLLMFFAVPRLSQRYMIVSALVIGSIFDLYYIGVLGIYAVAFPLVVWLMYLLEETLYKNLLTESFGWIILVTSIELITLGIQLLFKLTAVNVVYFAAHFLGPTLLVNLVLFAVLYYPLSKLFYQK
- a CDS encoding NlpC/P60 family protein, whose protein sequence is MKKRVLTALLTCSLTLTAVAAPVAVFADDFDQQIEQKNKEISDLQAQQASIQDQISSLEGQISDINTKAEELIAKQQELAAQSQKLQEEIADLEVRIEKREEAIRKQARDVQVNGSDSNLVEAVLNADSLTDAIGRVQAMSTIVNANNELVNQQKEDKKAVETKKAENEAKQQEIAENQTALEAQKGEIQRSQADLDYLKADLALQQSSKEDEKKGIQKRKAEAEAERARIAEQERLAELARKAAAEAAAKQAQVEKEAQEAAKEQQAQVSSQEQVQQSTPATEAVAESTTEAPVANATSEEPAAVETPAETNQNTTQDTPTSTPVVEEKTVESTPVQEVVETPTVETPAPVEQTPVVETPKVETPKVESSAPTGSVVAEAYKYIGVPYVWGGKDPSGFDCSGFTSYVYRKATGREIGGWTVPQESAGSVISVSEAKAGDLLFWGSQGSTYHVAIALGGGQYIHAPAPGQSVTVASVAYFAPSFAVSM
- a CDS encoding pyrroline-5-carboxylate reductase family protein, encoding MTKRIHFIGGGQMVEAIIRPLLAKQIVSKEQLTVADINTSRNVYLQETYQIQAQAEQEEALQQADILVIGVRPQDDLAAVAQELQQSKPEAVIVSIVAGVTIEKLEALLGVPRSIVRVIPNTLTDTGLGYSGASLNELAKQEEVDFFLTGFGKVMYVEERLIDVFTGYGVAGANYVYYFIESYTDAGVLAGLPREQAWTIALENTIGAAAMLKQTGKHPRELLDINNSAGGVGIHALYELNASDFAAGLQRSVLRAVQRTTELGEEGEK
- a CDS encoding prepilin peptidase; this encodes MIYFLLGSCLGSFLCVVAQRLPLKQDFIFSRSCCDHCRKTLRFWELIPIISGLFLCFHCQRCGKRISFISWLVEIIYGGIFYFCCTQSSTFMQFIALVWLTAATLLSLTDYFYFLVEPKILYPLHLLLWGGMFYFHQPFYVSTFLLLVILGIFFWFSLRDSMGMGDWLLLAFWVPWLTLEQFSLLLFVASLSALVVFLGNYLFRKQPPQRLPFVPFLSLGLFVAYFL
- the mreC gene encoding rod shape-determining protein MreC; protein product: MKKFNPNKNIIITLIIVIIAVGSLSLTVAQRAKDEKTSVVQVVINDSVAFVDKVVFAPARWFDNSVRAVQNLLVTYEENERLKEKVDAYDAMDRQNKAYEREIAALKEELELNATLTNYQKVTANVITRSPDSWQDMLVIDKGAKDGIEVNMAVMAKQGLIGRVLEVNAMSSKVELLTSENQTSNHYPVRISTKKGEVFGLLKGYDVTRDALVVEQLTGKTPISKDDIVQTSGLGGNSPADLLVGTVIESEVDKFGLDQKVYVKPYAHSHDLSVVTVIERTVGDE